In Rhodanobacter denitrificans, a single window of DNA contains:
- a CDS encoding murein hydrolase activator EnvC family protein: MPKPIRFAAHPVRCLIFAAVLGCLAVTPLQARQDGTSRSEQAEAKQKLAELRHKMEALAREQADTAARRDSVNAELARQANALAGAARAVRQTDAELAAKQQQLDQLQQQRGALKQTLDSQRAAIADLLRATYALGHGSDLRLLLGDEDVARIARALVYSKYFQQDRVQRVQRLMADLAKLQELEDAITAEQQALQATRAQREQQAAVLARQRAAQQQLAAETDARYKDQAQRLAALKQNAQSLNNLLDKLQKAIDEAAARAAAERAATVRKHPGHRPPPVAVGGAGANIRGNLPWPASGVVNSYGNGVLIKAGGGSEIHAVARGRVIYAGFLRGYGMLLILNHGNGWMSMYGNNESLLREVGDQVEAGQAIGTASPPTGVNTGVYFELRKAGKPVDPRSWLSQRR, encoded by the coding sequence ATGCCCAAACCCATCCGCTTCGCTGCCCACCCCGTCCGCTGCCTGATCTTTGCCGCAGTGCTGGGCTGTCTGGCCGTCACTCCGCTGCAAGCGCGCCAGGACGGCACGAGCCGCAGCGAACAGGCCGAGGCGAAGCAGAAACTGGCCGAGCTGCGCCACAAAATGGAGGCGCTGGCCAGGGAGCAGGCCGACACGGCGGCCCGCCGCGACAGCGTCAACGCGGAACTGGCCAGGCAGGCCAACGCACTGGCCGGCGCGGCGCGCGCGGTGCGCCAGACCGATGCCGAGCTGGCGGCCAAGCAGCAGCAGCTGGACCAGCTGCAACAGCAGCGCGGCGCGCTGAAGCAGACGCTGGACAGCCAGCGCGCCGCTATCGCCGACCTGCTGCGCGCCACCTACGCGCTCGGCCACGGCTCGGACCTGCGCCTGTTGCTGGGCGACGAGGACGTGGCGCGCATCGCCCGTGCGCTGGTGTACTCGAAATACTTCCAGCAGGACCGCGTGCAACGCGTGCAGCGGCTGATGGCCGACCTGGCCAAGCTGCAGGAGCTGGAGGACGCGATCACCGCCGAGCAGCAGGCGCTGCAGGCGACCCGCGCCCAGCGTGAGCAGCAGGCCGCCGTGCTGGCCCGGCAACGCGCCGCGCAACAGCAGCTGGCCGCCGAGACCGACGCCCGCTACAAAGACCAGGCGCAGCGGCTGGCCGCGCTGAAGCAGAACGCGCAATCGCTCAACAACCTGCTCGACAAGCTGCAGAAGGCGATCGACGAAGCCGCCGCGCGCGCCGCCGCCGAACGCGCCGCGACGGTCAGGAAACATCCCGGCCACCGGCCGCCGCCGGTCGCGGTCGGCGGCGCCGGCGCCAACATCCGCGGCAACCTGCCGTGGCCGGCCAGCGGCGTGGTCAACAGCTACGGCAACGGTGTGCTGATCAAGGCCGGCGGCGGCAGCGAGATCCATGCCGTGGCACGCGGGCGGGTGATCTACGCCGGCTTCCTGCGCGGTTACGGCATGCTGCTGATCCTCAACCACGGCAACGGCTGGATGAGCATGTACGGCAACAACGAGAGCCTGCTGCGCGAGGTGGGCGACCAGGTCGAGGCCGGCCAGGCGATCGGCACCGCCAGTCCGCCCACCGGCGTCAATACCGGGGTCTATTTCGAGCTGCGCAAGGCCGGCAAGCCGGTCGACCCGCGCAGCTGGCTGAGCCAGCGCCGTTGA
- a CDS encoding S41 family peptidase, which translates to MRLSPSSPPIGMAVLLLAVPFLLAAPDARAQSAPAAAASVAAPPVDLPATTSSADAPAGARSANQVDLDDIRNFSRVYEVVRQAYVEKVDDKTLMKAAITGMLSGLDPHSEYLDKDGLTQLSEDTTGEYSGLGIEVLQVDGGLRIVSPIDDTPAARAGIKPGDSIVKINGSVVDAQNVDEMFKQLRGKPGSKIDLTIVHPNSDKLIDLHLVRENISVSSVKVRELEPGYAYVRISQFQEDTAGDLEKKLGQLIAEHGAPKGAVLDLRNNPGGLLTAAVGVSDDFLDAGTIVTTRGRLQDANMSFKAHPGDQLGGAPMIVLTNNGTASAAEIVSGALKDNHRALTMGQRTFGKGVVQTVLPLDADHAVKITTARYYTPNGTSIQAEGIKPDIALADLTVNESDRGPVLISSEADLPNHLANENAKAGADINNDGSADDAKLATSDYALSQALNVLKGMALRQPAAVRR; encoded by the coding sequence ATGCGTCTTTCCCCTTCTAGCCCGCCGATCGGCATGGCGGTCCTGCTGCTGGCCGTTCCGTTCCTGCTCGCCGCGCCGGATGCCCGCGCGCAGAGCGCACCGGCGGCTGCCGCCAGCGTGGCGGCGCCGCCGGTCGACCTGCCGGCCACCACCAGCAGCGCCGACGCGCCTGCCGGCGCCCGTTCCGCCAACCAGGTGGATCTTGACGACATCCGCAACTTCAGCCGCGTCTACGAGGTGGTGCGCCAGGCCTATGTGGAGAAGGTTGACGACAAGACCCTGATGAAGGCCGCCATCACCGGCATGCTCAGCGGCCTGGATCCGCACAGCGAATACCTGGACAAGGACGGCCTGACCCAGCTCAGCGAGGACACCACCGGCGAGTACAGCGGCCTCGGCATCGAGGTGCTGCAGGTCGACGGCGGCCTGCGCATCGTCTCGCCGATCGACGACACCCCGGCGGCGCGCGCCGGCATCAAGCCGGGCGACAGCATCGTCAAGATCAACGGCAGCGTGGTCGACGCGCAGAACGTGGACGAGATGTTCAAGCAGCTGCGCGGCAAGCCGGGCAGCAAGATCGACCTGACCATCGTGCACCCGAACAGCGACAAGCTGATCGACCTGCACCTGGTGCGCGAGAACATCTCGGTCAGCAGCGTCAAGGTGCGCGAGCTGGAGCCGGGCTACGCCTACGTGCGGATCAGCCAGTTCCAGGAGGACACTGCCGGCGACCTGGAGAAGAAGCTGGGCCAGCTGATCGCCGAGCACGGGGCGCCGAAGGGCGCCGTGCTCGACCTGCGCAACAATCCGGGCGGCCTGCTCACCGCGGCGGTGGGCGTCAGCGACGACTTCCTCGATGCCGGCACCATCGTCACCACCCGTGGCCGGCTGCAGGACGCGAACATGAGCTTCAAGGCCCACCCCGGCGACCAGCTCGGCGGCGCGCCGATGATCGTGCTGACCAACAACGGCACCGCCTCGGCCGCCGAGATCGTCTCCGGCGCGTTGAAGGACAACCACCGTGCGCTGACCATGGGCCAGCGCACGTTCGGCAAGGGCGTGGTGCAGACCGTGCTGCCGCTGGACGCCGACCACGCGGTGAAGATCACCACCGCGCGCTACTACACGCCGAACGGCACCTCGATCCAGGCCGAAGGGATCAAGCCCGACATCGCGCTGGCCGACCTCACCGTGAACGAATCCGACCGCGGGCCGGTGCTGATCAGCTCGGAGGCCGACCTGCCGAACCACCTGGCCAACGAGAACGCCAAGGCCGGCGCCGACATCAACAACGACGGCAGCGCCGACGACGCCAAGCTGGCCACCAGCGACTACGCGCTGTCGCAGGCGCTGAACGTGCTCAAGGGCATGGCGCTGCGCCAGCCTGCCGCCGTGCGGCGCTGA